The following proteins are encoded in a genomic region of Phycisphaera sp.:
- a CDS encoding type II secretion system F family protein, protein MTLWRYRAVTTGGTSRRGELTADSAVSARASLRRVGLTVLDVRPVTGEGFVIPASVAGSVHGALRGRRRETKAELLDALATLLASGVPLTDGLQTLAGSRGRRTALRRLLLQLEDAVRSGEPLADAFEQHAGWFDATEVAVVRTGQARGELAHALRSLSDRYTRAGELTGKLASALAYPAIVSVAGVAVVVFLALGPLPKLVSILDQAGVRPPALTSAIITLGELIARWWPIGIAVGISGVVVLGWLVTTVSASERGWPGPVRRLVPSAIRGMALARFSGELQSMTRLGVPLTDALRATAQTFGGPLTASLKRGLERAAQRVEAGEPLFKTLDDPYWFEDDMRRLIEAGESAGELPDLLERLADRAERKARRLTDRLAGLIEPAAIIMLAAMIGVVVLAAVLPLLKLREVL, encoded by the coding sequence GTGACGCTGTGGCGCTACAGGGCGGTGACCACCGGCGGAACGTCACGGCGCGGTGAATTGACCGCCGACTCGGCCGTATCCGCGCGCGCATCCCTGCGGCGTGTGGGCCTGACGGTTCTCGATGTCCGCCCCGTCACGGGCGAGGGTTTTGTTATCCCCGCATCGGTCGCGGGTTCCGTCCACGGAGCACTCCGCGGCAGGCGGCGCGAGACCAAAGCAGAGCTCCTCGACGCACTCGCCACCCTTCTGGCTTCGGGCGTGCCGCTGACCGATGGCTTGCAAACACTCGCCGGCTCGCGTGGGCGGCGAACGGCCCTCAGACGCCTGCTGCTCCAGCTCGAAGACGCCGTGCGCTCGGGTGAACCATTAGCCGATGCGTTCGAGCAGCACGCGGGCTGGTTCGACGCGACCGAGGTCGCCGTGGTCCGGACCGGACAAGCCCGAGGAGAGTTGGCCCACGCGCTGCGGTCGCTCTCGGACCGATACACCCGCGCCGGTGAACTGACCGGTAAGCTGGCTTCCGCATTGGCATATCCGGCGATCGTGTCGGTCGCGGGCGTGGCGGTCGTCGTGTTCCTCGCGCTCGGGCCGCTCCCCAAGCTCGTGAGCATCCTCGACCAGGCGGGCGTTCGCCCCCCGGCGTTGACGAGCGCGATCATCACGCTCGGCGAACTGATCGCTCGTTGGTGGCCCATCGGGATCGCGGTTGGCATCTCGGGTGTTGTGGTTCTTGGCTGGCTCGTTACCACCGTCTCGGCAAGCGAGCGTGGCTGGCCCGGCCCGGTGCGTCGCTTGGTGCCCTCGGCGATCCGAGGCATGGCCCTGGCAAGGTTCTCTGGCGAACTCCAGTCCATGACCCGCCTTGGCGTGCCGCTCACCGATGCCCTGCGCGCCACGGCCCAGACCTTCGGCGGACCGCTGACGGCCAGCCTGAAGCGCGGCCTCGAACGCGCCGCCCAACGTGTCGAAGCGGGCGAGCCGCTCTTTAAGACACTCGACGATCCGTACTGGTTCGAGGACGACATGCGCCGCCTGATCGAAGCGGGAGAGAGCGCCGGTGAACTTCCCGACCTGCTCGAACGCTTAGCCGATCGTGCCGAGCGGAAGGCGCGGCGGTTGACTGATCGGCTGGCCGGGCTCATCGAGCCGGCGGCCATCATCATGCTGGCGGCGATGATCGGCGTGGTCGTGCTCGCGGCGGTGCTGCCGCTGCTCAAGCTGAGAGAGGTGTTGTAA
- a CDS encoding type II secretion system protein GspG, with translation MTLVEVLAVVVLLGILAATLTVGLTSAFGQGKRELARTSVAGAKAKVELFHVSTGRWPESLQELVDAQPSAGHYLPVDAARDPWGTMMQLVVPGPSGHPFEIISLGADGRVGGNGEDADLSSLDLREGQG, from the coding sequence ATGACACTCGTCGAAGTCCTGGCGGTCGTTGTCTTGCTCGGTATCCTGGCGGCGACGCTCACTGTCGGCCTGACCTCGGCCTTCGGCCAGGGCAAGCGCGAGCTCGCGCGCACCTCAGTCGCCGGTGCCAAGGCCAAGGTCGAGCTCTTCCACGTCTCAACGGGGCGCTGGCCCGAGAGTTTGCAGGAACTGGTCGACGCCCAGCCCTCGGCCGGGCATTACCTGCCCGTGGACGCGGCCCGCGACCCCTGGGGCACCATGATGCAACTGGTCGTGCCCGGTCCGAGCGGCCATCCGTTCGAGATTATTAGTCTGGGTGCCGACGGCCGCGTCGGTGGCAATGGCGAGGACGCCGACCTCAGCTCGCTCGATCTGCGCGAAGGGCAAGGGTAG
- a CDS encoding prepilin-type N-terminal cleavage/methylation domain-containing protein: protein MVMAISGSAARPKGFTLIEMLATCALAALAMALGATMLSGAGDPLPRAEQTFLEAHGMARLTALTNGPAMMVRRGTRLDVLDGHGTLAVSRSWPESVAIKGMPDGLHIDRLGRSLDHEVEFVSDGRSIAITIQGATGIAKRVEGTP from the coding sequence ATGGTGATGGCAATAAGCGGATCGGCCGCACGGCCCAAGGGCTTCACGCTCATCGAGATGTTGGCTACGTGCGCTTTGGCGGCGCTCGCGATGGCCCTGGGTGCCACGATGCTCAGCGGTGCCGGCGATCCGCTGCCAAGGGCCGAGCAGACGTTCCTCGAAGCGCACGGCATGGCACGCCTGACCGCCCTGACCAACGGCCCCGCGATGATGGTCCGTCGCGGTACCCGGTTGGACGTGCTCGACGGCCACGGCACCCTTGCCGTCAGCCGTTCCTGGCCCGAGTCGGTTGCGATCAAGGGCATGCCCGATGGGCTCCACATCGACCGGCTGGGCCGCTCGCTCGATCATGAGGTTGAGTTCGTGAGCGATGGGCGCTCGATTGCCATCACGATCCAGGGCGCGACCGGCATCGCGAAGCGCGTGGAAGGCACGCCATGA
- a CDS encoding prepilin-type N-terminal cleavage/methylation domain-containing protein, whose protein sequence is MNRRAMTLLEVVMATALLAIAASGIATAMAGITRSNSDLGVTQPPSGVARVADRVLSNPAVFRFDPIKIAADGSGTIAIDETGEPIRLEITFLQRSGHGAWLAFSFDGQTTARWIRLPEAQP, encoded by the coding sequence ATGAACCGCCGCGCGATGACACTGCTCGAAGTCGTGATGGCGACGGCCCTCTTGGCCATCGCCGCATCGGGCATCGCCACCGCGATGGCTGGAATCACCAGGTCCAACTCGGACCTCGGGGTTACACAACCCCCTTCGGGAGTCGCCCGCGTGGCCGACCGCGTCCTGAGCAACCCCGCCGTGTTCCGCTTCGATCCAATCAAGATTGCAGCGGATGGGTCGGGCACCATCGCCATCGACGAGACCGGCGAGCCAATCCGACTCGAAATCACCTTCCTCCAGCGCAGCGGTCACGGCGCGTGGCTCGCCTTCTCGTTCGACGGCCAAACGACCGCACGATGGATCCGGCTCCCCGAGGCCCAGCCATGA
- a CDS encoding type II secretion system GspH family protein gives MRTTRGFTLLEILFALALTTLALGGGVAFMLPLASSVPRMAQQAQDDLIAGRVLEQIGRELQAEHESMPRRRVSIERKTLTIVTREHGTRTERFYHQEPRGLVIGQDGGSIRIDAIEDFTASLEADGRVLSVRFVLRARDPGSSATHVHQEYVLR, from the coding sequence ATGAGGACCACCCGTGGATTCACGCTCCTCGAGATCCTCTTCGCGCTCGCGTTGACAACGCTCGCACTCGGGGGCGGCGTGGCCTTCATGCTCCCGCTCGCATCGAGCGTGCCCAGGATGGCCCAGCAGGCCCAGGATGATCTGATTGCCGGCCGCGTCCTGGAGCAGATTGGCCGGGAACTCCAGGCCGAGCACGAGTCGATGCCACGCCGGCGGGTCTCGATCGAACGCAAGACGCTCACGATCGTCACCCGCGAGCACGGCACTCGGACCGAACGCTTCTACCATCAGGAACCCCGGGGCCTGGTCATCGGGCAGGATGGCGGTTCGATCCGCATCGACGCCATCGAGGATTTCACGGCCTCCCTGGAAGCGGATGGCCGCGTGCTGTCGGTCCGATTCGTGCTCCGCGCACGCGATCCAGGATCGAGCGCGACCCACGTCCACCAGGAGTACGTGCTGCGATGA
- a CDS encoding tetratricopeptide repeat protein, whose translation MSNAYRVIWTVLLLVVLGTGLVGCKNASPSPYVEQPPIQRNTERAQQLAARAVERMEDDPEAAEELFRDALAADLYHGPSHNNLGVLLLERGKLYEAANEFEWARRLMPGHPDPRMNLALTLEKAGRTDDAITQYRRALEVHPGHRPTVQALTRLEVRAGRTTDETLDRLRVLSLEGENTKWRAWAQEQLALHEDLP comes from the coding sequence ATGAGCAACGCATACCGAGTGATCTGGACGGTTCTGTTGCTTGTGGTGCTCGGCACCGGGCTTGTGGGTTGCAAGAACGCGTCACCGAGCCCGTATGTCGAGCAGCCCCCCATCCAACGGAACACCGAACGGGCCCAGCAACTCGCCGCTCGTGCGGTGGAACGAATGGAGGACGATCCCGAGGCCGCCGAGGAACTCTTCCGTGACGCTCTTGCCGCCGATCTCTACCACGGCCCGTCCCACAACAACCTGGGTGTCCTTTTGCTCGAACGCGGCAAACTCTACGAGGCCGCCAACGAGTTCGAGTGGGCCCGGCGGCTCATGCCCGGCCATCCCGACCCCCGCATGAACCTGGCGTTGACCCTTGAGAAGGCCGGCCGGACCGACGACGCCATCACCCAGTATCGACGAGCACTGGAAGTCCATCCCGGGCATCGTCCGACGGTCCAGGCGCTGACCCGACTGGAGGTCCGGGCTGGCCGCACCACCGACGAGACGCTCGATCGGCTCCGTGTGCTGAGCCTGGAGGGCGAGAACACGAAGTGGCGAGCATGGGCTCAGGAGCAACTCGCGCTACACGAGGATCTGCCGTAG
- a CDS encoding ECF-type sigma factor, with the protein MSTDLLIHSGTITRLLDASKRGDVAAMDDLFDRVYEELQQIARRLTLDVPARADLNPATLVNAACERLLATEKLNAEDRRHFFFIFGRAMHDVVVEEARRATAKKRTPTPGQLLPSSQTVHFDRTTLTLAKLADLLREFHEVDPDAAQVVRLRYFAGRSMRQTASDLGITLASVRAHWSYAKAWLGERVNGSLDS; encoded by the coding sequence ATGTCCACGGACTTGCTCATCCATTCTGGCACCATCACCCGCCTCCTGGACGCCTCCAAGCGTGGCGATGTTGCCGCGATGGACGATCTCTTCGATCGGGTCTACGAGGAACTCCAGCAGATCGCGCGACGGCTGACTCTGGACGTACCCGCGAGGGCTGATCTCAACCCGGCCACGCTCGTCAACGCGGCCTGCGAACGGCTTCTGGCAACCGAAAAGCTCAACGCCGAGGACCGGCGGCACTTCTTCTTCATCTTCGGACGCGCGATGCACGACGTGGTCGTCGAGGAAGCCCGCCGCGCAACGGCGAAGAAACGTACGCCCACTCCCGGACAGCTCCTCCCATCGTCCCAGACCGTCCACTTCGACCGCACCACCCTGACGCTCGCCAAGCTCGCGGACCTCCTCCGTGAGTTCCACGAAGTGGACCCAGATGCGGCCCAAGTCGTGCGACTGCGGTACTTTGCGGGCCGATCGATGCGACAGACAGCCTCAGATTTAGGGATCACCCTTGCATCCGTGCGGGCTCACTGGAGCTATGCCAAGGCCTGGCTCGGAGAACGGGTGAACGGTTCGCTTGATTCCTAA